A window from Alkalicoccobacillus plakortidis encodes these proteins:
- a CDS encoding DUF2254 domain-containing protein, with amino-acid sequence MHPLRYFKRTFHRLNSLSYHQVKYELKSNVWLICLFYGLIGTAIAGIAYYADMHMLFGLDAPNFFQADYELTRQIVSSLVAGIITLNAFTLNSILVVLTNFSGQFTPRMLTTFISDRRTQHLLGIFNLSFVFILLTFFLIDEEVASYYALIPTLTILVMLLAVVSFVVFINHTIKWMQVPNIMQNMKNESQQQILTTLVKDLEEFRTSEPKRNIADQLNGEGMTISATKSGYIQIVDYKRLIKYAQSVDTVIRFEKRIGEFVLKGTPLLTYWKNGRFPIEPKEINKRVFIGSKKTEVQDIEFGINKLKEIAIKSLGNDDPHTASNAIFQLTDLLLSISKVSRFSSYLTDSNNELRVIIKKESFAFYLNSTFSHITLYAKEDPVITNDILEAMTLLVQSIDKQYHECSWKFALMVAKGYAAPFSFEYNEQKFYRSLEKISDTTGHQDDYQAFLDEIKDSKR; translated from the coding sequence GTGCACCCACTCCGCTATTTTAAAAGGACTTTCCACCGTTTAAACAGCTTATCTTATCACCAGGTAAAGTATGAGCTTAAGTCTAATGTATGGCTTATCTGCTTATTTTATGGATTAATCGGTACAGCTATAGCAGGTATCGCTTATTATGCAGACATGCATATGTTATTTGGGTTAGACGCTCCTAATTTTTTTCAAGCTGATTATGAATTAACACGACAAATCGTTAGCTCACTTGTTGCTGGTATTATTACTCTTAATGCCTTCACTTTAAACTCCATTCTGGTCGTGTTAACTAACTTTTCTGGTCAGTTTACCCCAAGAATGCTAACAACATTTATTTCTGATCGACGCACTCAGCATTTACTTGGAATTTTTAACTTATCATTTGTATTTATATTATTAACTTTTTTCTTAATTGATGAGGAAGTAGCTTCTTATTATGCCCTAATTCCTACTCTTACGATTTTAGTGATGTTACTAGCCGTAGTTTCTTTTGTTGTCTTCATTAACCATACAATCAAATGGATGCAGGTTCCAAATATCATGCAAAATATGAAGAATGAGTCTCAACAACAAATTTTGACTACTCTAGTGAAGGATCTCGAGGAGTTTCGAACATCAGAGCCCAAAAGAAATATTGCCGATCAATTAAACGGTGAAGGTATGACAATATCCGCTACTAAATCAGGTTATATCCAAATTGTAGATTACAAACGGTTGATCAAATATGCTCAATCTGTCGATACGGTCATTCGTTTTGAAAAAAGGATTGGTGAGTTTGTTTTAAAGGGGACCCCCCTTCTCACCTATTGGAAGAATGGGAGATTCCCTATTGAGCCTAAAGAAATCAACAAGAGGGTATTTATCGGTTCTAAAAAAACAGAAGTACAAGACATTGAATTTGGTATTAATAAGTTAAAAGAAATTGCTATTAAATCCTTGGGTAATGACGATCCACACACAGCATCTAATGCAATCTTTCAGCTGACCGATCTATTACTATCAATCTCAAAAGTCTCTAGATTTTCATCCTATTTAACAGATTCAAATAATGAATTAAGAGTCATTATAAAAAAAGAGTCATTTGCTTTTTATCTTAACTCAACATTCTCGCATATTACGTTATATGCAAAAGAAGATCCTGTGATCACCAACGATATCTTAGAAGCTATGACTCTACTCGTTCAATCAATTGATAAACAGTACCATGAATGCTCTTGGAAATTCGCTTTAATGGTTGC
- a CDS encoding alpha-L-rhamnosidase N-terminal domain-containing protein produces the protein MGFIKQVLCEYLDKPIGIDHDAPRISYTIEETGRSIFQEYYQIQTSTDDTFSEILSDSGRVHSSNTTHIEIPKLKLESFTRYYYRIKAWTTKSETAWTTAHWFETGFLSTTWQGKWITVNIDEQVPQFRKEFESRSDIKKARLYITARGLYEATINGSRVGDFYLTPGWTNYNDRIQYQTYDVTDMIKNEGNVLSVMLGKGWYSGNIGFNGGEDDYYGKEQSFLAELHIVDAHGEKTIITSDSSLGLA, from the coding sequence ATGGGATTTATTAAACAAGTATTATGCGAATATTTAGATAAACCAATTGGCATTGATCATGATGCACCACGTATTAGTTATACTATCGAGGAAACGGGCCGGTCCATTTTCCAAGAATATTATCAGATACAAACCAGTACTGACGATACATTCTCAGAAATTCTCTCAGACAGTGGTCGGGTGCATTCTTCCAACACAACTCACATAGAGATCCCGAAATTAAAATTAGAATCTTTCACTCGATATTACTATAGAATCAAAGCTTGGACTACTAAAAGTGAAACAGCTTGGACAACAGCACACTGGTTTGAGACCGGTTTCTTATCAACAACCTGGCAGGGAAAATGGATAACGGTTAATATCGATGAACAAGTTCCACAATTTAGAAAAGAATTTGAATCTCGCTCTGATATAAAAAAAGCGAGACTTTATATAACGGCTAGAGGGCTCTATGAAGCCACAATCAATGGTTCTAGGGTAGGAGATTTCTACTTGACTCCTGGTTGGACAAATTACAATGATCGTATCCAATATCAAACATATGACGTAACTGACATGATTAAAAATGAGGGTAACGTTCTTTCTGTTATGCTTGGAAAAGGTTGGTACAGTGGGAATATCGGCTTTAATGGCGGTGAAGACGATTACTACGGAAAAGAACAATCCTTCCTTGCAGAACTTCATATTGTTGATGCTCATGGAGAAAAGACCATTATTACATCTGATTCTAGCTTGGGGTTGGCTTGA
- a CDS encoding Ger(x)C family spore germination protein, which translates to MKKGMFVCFWCIFLISCSPTPKVIEELQLIQALGYDYVSESEFRTVAGSQIILPGEEELPQTAVFSAVGNTSRITRKKMQTESSKLLVLGRVNLILFQDDLAKEGVFYYLDILQRDPLVGRNVRPAVVEGKVFDLLSQNYKLDITVYQYLNDLIEQNEKEIIPQITLHTVLYEYYKDGVDVTLPMIKQNDNRAQITGLALFKDDHYIQKLNVREASYLKLLKESFEGGFYQIDIDEHDYVSLENVNAAPVYTVKQDESGLHVSIDIKITGIVNEQGDVNGPNHYNKNDIKHLGSTQFEKHMNQLIKKFQEWNVDPIGLGAVARSSVRDFNIDDWHKNYPTLDIKVNVDLSFVSSGITEEN; encoded by the coding sequence GTGAAAAAAGGAATGTTTGTCTGTTTTTGGTGTATCTTTTTGATCAGTTGCTCCCCAACTCCAAAAGTAATTGAAGAATTACAATTGATCCAAGCGCTAGGTTATGATTATGTGAGCGAAAGTGAGTTCAGAACTGTAGCTGGTTCACAAATCATTTTACCCGGGGAAGAAGAGCTACCCCAAACAGCTGTGTTTTCTGCGGTAGGAAATACTTCAAGAATCACACGTAAAAAAATGCAAACAGAGTCCTCTAAGCTTTTAGTTTTGGGTCGAGTTAACCTCATTTTGTTTCAGGATGATTTAGCGAAAGAAGGTGTCTTTTATTATTTAGATATTCTACAACGGGATCCCTTAGTTGGTCGTAATGTAAGGCCTGCCGTAGTAGAAGGAAAGGTGTTTGATCTATTATCACAAAACTATAAACTCGACATTACCGTTTATCAATACTTAAACGATCTGATTGAACAAAATGAAAAAGAAATCATTCCTCAAATCACATTGCACACTGTCTTATATGAATATTATAAAGACGGCGTTGATGTAACCTTACCAATGATAAAACAAAATGATAATCGTGCCCAAATAACTGGACTAGCTTTGTTTAAAGATGATCACTATATTCAAAAGCTTAACGTCAGAGAAGCATCATATCTTAAACTTCTTAAAGAGTCTTTTGAGGGAGGCTTTTACCAAATAGATATAGATGAGCATGACTATGTTAGCCTGGAAAATGTAAATGCCGCCCCTGTATACACGGTTAAACAAGACGAATCAGGTCTACATGTCTCAATAGACATTAAAATAACAGGAATTGTAAACGAACAAGGCGACGTTAATGGACCTAATCATTACAATAAAAATGATATCAAGCATTTAGGATCTACACAATTCGAGAAACACATGAACCAATTAATTAAAAAATTCCAGGAATGGAATGTCGACCCTATCGGATTAGGTGCTGTAGCAAGAAGTTCTGTTAGAGACTTTAATATAGACGACTGGCATAAGAACTACCCTACGTTAGATATCAAGGTTAATGTAGATCTTAGTTTTGTAAGTAGCGGAATTACGGAAGAAAACTAA
- a CDS encoding ABC transporter ATP-binding protein: MLELKNLSVAYKEKQVLIDLSLTAEQGEIIGLVAPNGTGKTTLFNVISNAIKPTSGSVTVDNQYTYQKEKQELAIYRKLATFPDQSELFEGLSGVDHLRLYADMWKGSREHLPAITAALKMDHYVKKKVHTYSLGMRQRLCFAMMAAADTSIMLLDEVMNGLDIENVSIISKQLLDFKRQNKLVFVASHLLKNLDLYADRVLYLRDGHFIHEQTYDEKQIDYLKVEMDQKQYSQLSASHPLPENHLYLANHLLCVPLEQMNAKQQTEWIELLLNYKGKDLSIGPLGTLEYYEKFYG; encoded by the coding sequence TTGCTTGAGCTAAAAAATCTATCAGTTGCGTATAAAGAAAAACAAGTATTAATAGATCTTTCTTTAACAGCCGAACAAGGTGAAATTATTGGTCTTGTTGCACCAAATGGAACCGGAAAAACAACATTATTTAACGTCATTTCAAATGCAATCAAACCAACTAGCGGTTCGGTTACAGTTGACAATCAGTACACGTATCAAAAGGAGAAGCAAGAACTAGCCATTTATCGGAAATTGGCAACCTTTCCCGATCAAAGTGAACTATTTGAAGGATTGAGCGGAGTAGACCATCTGAGATTATATGCGGATATGTGGAAGGGTTCTAGAGAACATTTGCCAGCAATTACGGCAGCTTTAAAGATGGATCATTACGTAAAGAAAAAAGTACATACGTATTCTTTAGGTATGCGTCAACGCTTATGTTTTGCGATGATGGCTGCCGCAGATACGTCTATCATGCTATTAGATGAAGTAATGAATGGCTTAGATATCGAAAATGTCTCAATCATCTCCAAGCAGCTTTTGGATTTTAAAAGACAGAACAAGCTTGTATTTGTTGCGTCTCATTTACTTAAAAACTTAGACTTGTACGCCGATCGAGTGCTGTATTTAAGAGATGGTCATTTTATACATGAACAAACATACGACGAGAAGCAAATCGATTACTTAAAAGTTGAGATGGACCAAAAGCAATACAGCCAATTAAGCGCATCGCATCCATTACCTGAAAACCATTTATATCTAGCCAACCATTTATTATGTGTGCCTTTGGAGCAGATGAATGCCAAGCAACAAACGGAGTGGATCGAGCTTTTATTAAACTATAAAGGCAAAGATTTAAGCATCGGGCCACTAGGGACATTAGAATATTATGAGAAGTTTTATGGATAA
- a CDS encoding GerAB/ArcD/ProY family transporter: protein MHHLDTPNETRMLSPFFSFFIIMSVQINVGILGFERIITKYSGHDAWISVVITGLFVHLFIWLTYQILNKNQGDLVSIHIKTFGVFIGTIMNIYFLCYFFLLSYTVIRTYVEIIQVWMFPDVKAWVLSLLLVILSYSYVTRGLRVITGFAIVSLLITLPLLFANYFTFPHTHPSNLLPIATHSVTDLFKGVRAMTLNILGFCVLFMVYPFLKNAPTSQKWSHLAIVFNMSLYLFAIILTTVYFSENQLEQTIWATITLWKVVDLSVVERFEYIGVSLWLFVVLPSFCLLLWAASRLTKRMLHWKQRTGLRLISILLFFCSFFLLGRSGVESLNDFTSNVGFYTIYFYIPFLFFSQKVSSRIQNWRNAK from the coding sequence ATGCATCATTTAGATACACCAAATGAGACTAGAATGCTTTCGCCTTTCTTTAGTTTTTTTATTATTATGTCTGTACAAATCAATGTAGGAATTCTTGGATTTGAACGAATTATAACCAAATACTCGGGACATGACGCCTGGATTTCAGTTGTTATCACGGGGTTATTTGTACATTTATTCATTTGGTTAACGTATCAAATTCTAAATAAAAATCAGGGTGATCTTGTTTCTATTCACATCAAAACCTTTGGTGTTTTTATAGGTACAATAATGAATATTTACTTTCTTTGTTACTTCTTTCTACTTAGCTATACAGTGATTCGAACGTATGTTGAGATCATTCAGGTTTGGATGTTCCCTGACGTAAAAGCGTGGGTACTCTCTCTCTTATTGGTAATCTTAAGTTATTCATATGTAACAAGAGGACTGCGTGTTATTACTGGTTTTGCAATCGTAAGTCTTCTAATTACTCTCCCACTTTTATTTGCCAATTATTTTACGTTTCCACACACTCATCCATCTAACCTTTTACCAATAGCTACACACTCTGTTACTGATTTATTTAAGGGTGTAAGGGCAATGACTTTAAACATTCTTGGTTTCTGCGTTCTTTTTATGGTATATCCCTTTCTAAAGAATGCACCAACATCTCAAAAATGGTCTCATCTAGCCATTGTATTTAACATGTCTCTATATCTATTTGCAATCATTCTGACGACCGTTTACTTTAGTGAAAATCAGCTTGAACAAACCATTTGGGCAACAATTACTCTTTGGAAAGTTGTGGACCTCAGTGTAGTAGAACGTTTTGAATATATTGGTGTTTCACTCTGGCTTTTTGTTGTTCTCCCTTCTTTCTGTCTGCTTTTATGGGCGGCAAGTAGACTAACAAAAAGGATGCTTCATTGGAAGCAGCGTACCGGATTGAGACTTATTTCTATCCTTCTGTTTTTCTGTTCATTTTTTTTATTAGGACGTAGTGGAGTAGAATCACTAAACGATTTCACTTCAAACGTTGGATTCTATACCATTTATTTTTATATTCCCTTTCTATTTTTCTCCCAAAAAGTAAGCTCACGTATACAAAATTGGAGGAATGCTAAGTGA
- a CDS encoding alpha-L-rhamnosidase, with protein MEKRPLLHLILAWGWLESPILHSEIYHGEEYDARLGHDGWHEHGFNQALHPAIEVDAPLAKIVAQENEPVKRQELITPIEIIQTPRGETVLDFGQNMVGFVQFKVRGKKSSVVTLKHFEVLDSEGNVYLDNLRRAKQTVTYTLNGDPEETFEPRFTFQGFRYVQLDGFNDDILAEDFVGVVLHSDMRKTGHFSCSDERINQLHHNIVWGQKGNFVDVPTDCPQRDERLGWTGDVQMFISTSSYLYNVGSFFTKWLRDLKSEQGVDGSVPFVIPNVLDSESHSSAAWGDAAVISPWVLYLNYGDERILRDQFSSMKAWVEYIYNQGEDPYLWNTGFHFGDWVALDAQPGSYIGATDRDLIATAFYAYSTSLLSKAAYVLGYEAEGLRYELLYNDVKQAFNKEFVTENGRLSVSTQTSHLLALQFDLVEGTAKKRTEQRLEQLLKDSDYHLKTGFVGTPYLNLVLTKAGMDQIASKLLFQNDYPSWLYQVENGATTIWEHWDGIREDGSFWSADMNSFNHYAYGSIGDWLYRKVAGIDCDESKPGFKNIHFEPHFINKLDWAASSLYSMQGKITSRWKKRPIQPLSGILRFQQTQVEH; from the coding sequence ATGGAGAAAAGACCATTATTACATCTGATTCTAGCTTGGGGTTGGCTTGAAAGCCCCATACTACACTCTGAAATTTATCACGGTGAAGAATACGATGCTCGCTTAGGGCACGACGGGTGGCACGAACATGGGTTTAATCAGGCCCTACATCCTGCTATAGAAGTAGATGCACCTCTTGCCAAAATCGTTGCTCAAGAAAATGAACCAGTAAAAAGACAAGAACTGATCACGCCAATTGAGATCATTCAGACACCAAGAGGGGAAACCGTTCTTGATTTTGGTCAGAATATGGTCGGTTTTGTGCAATTCAAAGTACGAGGGAAAAAGAGTAGTGTGGTTACACTTAAGCATTTTGAGGTCTTAGATTCAGAGGGAAATGTCTACCTAGATAATCTCAGACGAGCAAAGCAAACCGTCACATATACGTTAAACGGTGACCCCGAAGAGACATTTGAACCCAGGTTTACCTTTCAAGGATTCCGTTATGTCCAGTTAGATGGCTTTAATGATGACATACTTGCAGAAGATTTTGTGGGAGTTGTTCTTCATTCAGATATGAGAAAAACCGGTCACTTCTCATGTTCAGATGAGCGAATTAATCAGCTTCATCACAATATTGTATGGGGCCAAAAAGGGAACTTTGTTGATGTACCAACTGATTGTCCTCAAAGAGATGAACGCTTAGGTTGGACTGGTGATGTGCAAATGTTTATTAGCACCTCTTCCTACCTCTATAATGTCGGCTCCTTCTTCACAAAATGGCTCCGAGATTTAAAGAGTGAACAAGGAGTAGACGGCAGTGTTCCATTTGTTATTCCTAATGTACTCGATTCTGAGTCACATTCTTCCGCCGCCTGGGGTGATGCGGCCGTTATTAGCCCATGGGTCTTATACCTAAATTATGGAGATGAACGAATTTTAAGAGATCAGTTTTCGAGTATGAAAGCGTGGGTGGAGTATATTTATAACCAAGGGGAAGATCCTTATTTATGGAATACAGGATTTCACTTTGGTGACTGGGTTGCCCTTGATGCTCAGCCTGGTAGCTATATCGGCGCGACGGATCGCGATTTGATTGCGACAGCTTTTTATGCGTATTCTACTAGTCTGTTAAGTAAGGCTGCCTATGTATTAGGTTATGAAGCTGAGGGCTTACGTTATGAACTATTATATAATGATGTGAAGCAAGCGTTTAATAAAGAATTTGTCACTGAGAATGGTCGTTTATCGGTTTCTACACAAACCTCGCACCTATTAGCACTTCAATTTGATCTAGTTGAAGGCACTGCTAAAAAGCGCACAGAGCAACGGCTTGAGCAATTACTTAAGGATAGTGACTACCATTTGAAAACTGGATTTGTTGGTACTCCGTATCTAAATCTGGTCTTAACAAAAGCTGGAATGGATCAGATCGCTTCGAAACTTCTATTTCAAAATGATTATCCATCCTGGTTGTATCAAGTTGAGAATGGTGCTACAACGATTTGGGAACATTGGGATGGCATAAGGGAAGATGGTAGCTTCTGGAGCGCCGATATGAATTCATTTAATCATTATGCATATGGATCTATAGGAGATTGGCTCTATAGAAAAGTAGCTGGCATTGATTGTGATGAAAGCAAACCAGGCTTTAAGAACATTCATTTTGAACCACATTTTATTAACAAATTGGATTGGGCAGCATCTTCATTATATAGTATGCAAGGCAAAATCACTTCTCGTTGGAAAAAACGTCCGATTCAACCGTTAAGTGGGATATTGAGATTCCAGCAAACACAAGTGGAACATTAA